One region of Oryzias latipes chromosome 6, ASM223467v1 genomic DNA includes:
- the LOC111947542 gene encoding uncharacterized protein LOC111947542: MMQNMFQEGLYHVFFKDSPAAQPQSQASDDAELSNARIHRWFGTVVNTRLLIIGVVQLLCSFAAILATVGYACVRYDCSVSMISPVWSSLFYVAAGCLAIEVQRKAGKVKIMVLMGLNLFSLLFGCSALLANGLVSAPPASLSTYQQRAGSYVVKASSILFNIQCFLGSVYIIFLSWRGLHRYSSPHPQTYSRIPLDPENTRSSLLEQEELDL; encoded by the exons ATGATGCAGAACATGTTTCAGGAGGGGCTGTACCATGTGTTCTTCAAGGATTCCCCTGCCGCCCAGCCCCAGAGCCAGGCCTCGGATGATGCAGAGCTCAGCAATGCCAGGATTCATCGTTGGTTTGGAACTGTGGTTAATACAAGGCTGCTGATCATCGGG GTCGTCCAGCTCCTCTGTTCGTTTGCTGCCATTCTTGCTACAGTCGGCTATGCATGCGTGAGGTATGACTGCTCGGTTTCCATGATATCTCCTGTGTGGTCCAGCCTATTT TATGTGGCTGCTGGATGTCTGGCAATAGAAGTTCAGAGGAAAGCTGGCAAAGTGAAG ATAATGGTATTGATGGGTCTGAACCTTTTCAGTCTGCTGTTTGGATGTTCTGCCCTGCTAGCCAACGGTCTTGTTTCAGCACCACCTGCCTCACTCAGCACATACCAGCAG CGGGCAGGTTCCTATGTGGTGAAGGCGAGCTCCATCCTGTTTAACATCCAGTGTTTTCTGGGGTCGGTCTACATCATTTTCCTATCGTGGAGAGGCCTTCATCGCTACAGTTCTCCTCATCCTCAGACCTACAGCCGCATCCCACTG GATCCAGAAAATACTCGCAGCTCTTTGCTGGAACAAGAGGAGCTGGATCTGTGA
- the LOC101157692 gene encoding pyruvate dehydrogenase [acetyl-transferring]-phosphatase 2, mitochondrial, which produces MFARVYADVVKKASYTLTLYSTVPLQGAHHCHFSHSWGSSACDRLCSTYEESRKWSLHHGKYFSTRQDLDFQQSPFQINSILRSNEQSVRLPEFDGRGLSAVRKFDSNQLAANTPNEDRRSAATCLQSKGMLFGVFDGHGGWACAQAVSERLLYYVAVAMMPKPCLEELERSMESSRRVPPVLQWHKHHADLNYRDSASLYTDHLRVFWQELLNNEDQDAGMSPQEALDCAFKHLDADISLEAQVPLSNDLLRSTAIQVAFSGCTACVAHVDTDGIYVANTGDCRAVLGVQNQDGSWSALPLSLDHNSQNKAEVERIKAQHPPSERSTVITDDRLLGVLMPLRSFGDMQFKLSRELQQNILASLEPGMDLDSLSLYQYTPPNYLTPPYLEVTPEITYHKLRPQDRFLILATDGLWDELHNEEAVRLVGEHLSGVHVQAPVSPTEKKLKLGQMHELLLKRQARASPALDANAATHLIRHALGTGDYGELSQERLASMLTLPEDLARMYRDDITATVLYLNFDLARPHQG; this is translated from the exons ATGTTTGCGCGAGTCTATGCCGATGTCGTGAAGAAAGCAAGCTACACGCTGACGTTATACTCTACTGTCCCGCTCCAG GGAGCACATCACTGCCATTTCTCACACTCATGGGGTTCATCCGCATGTGACAGGCTGTGCAGCACCTATGAAGAATCCAGAAAATGGTCTCTGCATCATGGAAAATATTTCTCAACACGCCAGGATTTAGACTTCCAGCAGAGCCCATTTCAGATCAACAGTATTCTTAGGAGCAATGAGCAG AGTGTACGTTTACCAGAGTTTGACGGCAGGGGACTCAGTGCTGTTAGAAAGTTTGACAGTAACCAGCTAGCTGCTAATACACCGAATGAAGACCGGCGCAGTGCTGCTACTTGCTTACAG TCAAAAGGCATGCTCTTTGGGGTCTTTGACGGCCACGGCGGTTGGGCGTGCGCCCAGGCCGTCAGTGAACGACTGCTGTACTACGTGGCCGTTGCAATGATGCCAAAGCCCTGTTTGGAAGAGCTGGAGAGGAGCATGGAGAGCAGCAGACGTGTCCCTCCCGTCTTGCAGTGGCATAAGCATCACGCAGATTTGAATTATCGGGACTCCGCCTCGCTGTACACCGATCATCTCAGGGTTTTCTGGCAAGAATTACTAAACAACGAGGATCAGGATGCAGGTATGAG CCCTCAGGAAGCTCTGGATTGTGCATTTAAGCACCTGGATGCTGATATCTCCTTGGAGGCTCAAGTTCCACTTTCCAATGACCTGCTGAGGAGCACAGCCATCCAG GTTGCATTTTCAGGTTGCACGGCCTGTGTGGCTCATGTGGACACAGATGGCATCTATGTCGCAAACACCGGCGACTGTCGTGCAGTTCTCGGGGTGCAGAACCAGGACGGTTCGTGGAGCGCTTTGCCTCTTTCCCTGGACCACAACTCTCAAAACAAAGCCGAGGTGGAACGGATCAAAGCCCAGCATCCACCCTCAGAGAGAAGCACAGTGATCACAGATGACAGACTGCTTGGG GTTCTGATGCCGCTGCGTTCCTTTGGTGACATGCAGTTCAAATTGAGCCgtgagctgcagcagaacatTTTAGCCAGCTTGGAACCTGGAATGGACCTGGACTCTCTCAGTTTATATCAGTATACTCCCCCAAACTACTTAACTCCTCCATACCTGGAGGTGACGCCTGAGATAACCTACCACAAGCTGAGACCTCAGGACCGCTTCCTGATCCTCGCCACTGACGGGCTGTGGGATGAACTGCACAACGAGGAGGCAGTGCGACTGGTTGGCGAGCACTTAAGCGGAGTTCACGTACAG gcaCCGGTTTCTCCAACTGAGAAGAAGTTGAAGTTGGGTCAGATGCATGAACTCCTGCTAAAGCGCCAAGCCCGTGCCTCTCCAGCTCTGGACGCCAACGCCGCCACACACCTCATCAGACATGCTCTTGGTACAGGGGATTACGGAGAGCTGTCCCAGGAGAGACTGGCCTCGATGCTGACCCTGCCAGAAGACCTGGCTCGAATGTACAGAGACGATATCACTGCTACAGTGCTGTATCTGAACTTTGACCTCGCTCGACCTCATCAAGGCTAA
- the terb1 gene encoding telomere repeats-binding bouquet formation protein 1 — translation MENTGVCSSRNTTKTDLSLLLECLKFQMKSPDSQKQALLTINSICENREDHVDLFRELGGVTFVYNLSKSSVVHLEVKEAALFTLGTLAECNVYCKNSLCRKEIFTDISGWLIKEDLPLTQRRVTVYLLFVLVANNKSGQTLAQTTGCLDILLDLFRTTFPLSKKNNLRTLTQTCQLWASVSSALCGCVNNPQNEEAQRICVAAFPTIKTWLQQISLPCTKILQPICSFISMTVANNCCVQESFFASGGLETLTLLLVRLTSAADTSMLSCQLAVIIAKTLSACITDNPALASGLSQYGLVFHLFSLLSNSKLEPEDRLCVLLNIGQCTAASDEHQSHLVQCGGLPVIITLLTEDACEEVKKASTFILQTCKQATMRLSAHDQIGQQAEEPSQTLEDFKKSARDLLLRINRLEQRQLKGDEKEQEDIDVSRPGESHRQLHQSAGFPLKTIHSQKPACVSSDCDAGLQPDRSEKDYKMNNATLKTLSQEELTKTSKKPVMCSVCKTAGVSLPSNGRSLEGDSEPQNANSLIFEPVLSKKQKKGAEIKRTDEFQSREIREVQKPPAEEPSFFQMRCAGCVVPFEKVTSRNFASLQSFCHSSCDLHRVLKEATERFRKARLNQVFMKEHQDVQNQLTNRSSVRVAAAQSPKNPQNRVSLTPLHRGDLKKTFAFPSRADPRLTPLKRLHAPEDRRPVSHLGITRDHYA, via the exons ATGGAAAATACAGGAGTTTGTAGCAGCCGTAACA cCACAAAAACAGATCTGAGTTTGCTGCTTGAGTGTCTGAAGTTTCAGATGAAGTCTCCTGACTCACAGAAACAAGCCCTTCTAACCATTAACTCAATCTGTGAAAACAGGG AGGATCATGTGGACCTCTTTAGAGAACTTGGTGGTGTGACTTTTGTGTATAACCTCTCCAAATCCAGTGTTGTTCATCTAGAAGTGAAAGAGGCAGCTCTTTTTACACTTGGAACACTGGCAGAATGTAACG TATATTGCAAGAACTCTTTGTGCAGAAAGGAGATCTTTACAGATATTTCTGGCTGGTTGATAAAAGAAGACCTCCCCCTGACTCAGAGGAGAGTGACTGTCTATTTGCTGTTTGTGCTGGTAGCCAACAACA aatcaggacagactttagctCAAACCACCGGTTGCCTGGATATTCTATTAGACCTCTTCAG gACCACCTTCCCCCTGTCTAAAAAGAACAACCTAAGAACTCTGACTCAGACCTGTCAGCTTTGGGCATCTGTGTCAAGTGCTCTGTGTGGATGTGTCAACAACCCCCAGAATG AAGAAGCTCAGCGTATTTGTGTGGCGGCCTTTCCAACGATCAAAACATGGCTTCAGCAGATTTCTCTCCCCTGCACTAAAATTCTTCAACCCATATGTTCCTTCATTTCCATGACAGTTGCTAATAATT GTTGTGTTCAGGAGAGTTTCTTTGCCTCGGGGGGTTTAGAAACTCTCACTCTTCTGCTGGTTCGCctcacctctgctgcagatACAAGCATGTTGTCCTGCCAGCTGGCTGTAATTATTGCTAAGACTCTGTCAGCTTGCATCACTGATAACC CTGCACTGGCCTCGGGTCTGTCTCAGTATGGCCTGGTCTTCCATCTTTTCTCTCTGCTGTCAAATTCCAAATTGGAGCCCGAGGACAGACTCTGTGTGTTACTGAACATCGGTCAATGCACTGCTGCCTCTG ATGAACACCAGTCTCACCTGGTTCAGTGTGGAGGGCTGCCTGTTATTATAACGTTACTCACTGAAGACGCATGTGAAGAAGTTAAAAAAGCTTCTACTTTCATTTTACAGACCTGCAAACAGGCCA CCATGCGTTTGTCAGCACATGATCAAATAGGACAACAGGCTGAAGAGCCAAGTCAAACCCTGGAAGACTTCAAAAAGTCAGCCAGGGATCTGCTGCTCAGGATTAACCGCTTAGAGCAAAGGCAGTTAAAG GGGGATGAGAAGGAGCAGGAAGACATTGATGTGTCACGTCCAGGTGAAAGTCACCGCCAGCTACATCAGTCTGCAGGTTTTCCTCTCAAAACCATCCATTCACAGAAGCCTGCATGCGTGAGCAGTGATTGTGACGCTGGACTTCAGCCAGACAGGAGCGAGAAGGACTATAAAATGAATAATGCAACTTTGAAGACTCTTTCCCAGGAAGAGTTGACAAAAACTAGCAAAAAACCTGTGATGTGTTCAGTGTGCAAGACTGCAGGAGTCTCACTGCCTTCTAATGGTCGGTCACTAGAGGGTGACAGTGAGCCACAAAATGCAAACAG TCTCATCTTTGAACCAGTTTTatcaaagaagcagaaaaaaggagcTGAGATTAAACGTACTGATG agttcCAGAGCAGGGAGATAAGGGAAGTCCAAAAACCACCAGCAGAGGAGCCTTCATTCTTTCAAATGCGATGTGCAG gTTGTGTGGTACCCTTTGAAAAAGTGACAAGTCGTAACTTTGCATCCCTTCAAAGCTTCTGCCACAGCAGCTGTGACCTGCATCGGGTCCTCAAAGAGGCTACGGAGCGGTTCAGGAAGGCCCGTTTAAACCAAGTGTTTATGAAAGAGCATCAGGATGTCCAGAACCAGCTCACAAACAGAAGTTCTGTGAGAGTTGCAGCTGCACAATCCCCAAAAAACCCTCAGAACC GTGTTTCTTTGACTCCTTTGCACAGAGGAGATCTAAAGAAGACTTTTGCCTTCCCCAGCAGAGCTG ATCCACGCTTGACTCCCCTCAAAAGGCTGCATGCACCTGAAGACAGACGTCCAGTGTCACATTTGGGCATCACGCGTGACCACTACGCCTGA
- the LOC101168780 gene encoding uncharacterized protein LOC101168780, whose protein sequence is MDGGARAACGRARTPAARRGSGTRCNQQAQCRADSSKFETNCKLICFHLRKRFIMGNRLSRRRYAPAETAAAEHKPSVEQASSKAAEDSAQAQTQEIDQPGSRGPPEEPERSDACLTEEKECEEVETPTLAVHDTLMEPQELTEPNPVAEVHPAPEPVPDPSFLETDPEESSEPSPETEPSPTETLEEADLVTQELLPESPSPLTLIVPDVTPIPVLTLSGPSEASAGQGTDGEATAVELFPAEPEASTEMSEFLDELTKVEAAESMGTLGSDVIESVGEILKNSELKGNDLLNDLIPGDVNIYDDTPISGQLI, encoded by the exons ATGGATGGAGGCGCGCGCGCAGCCTGTGGACGCGCGCGGACTCCAGCTGCGCGCCGCGGCTCTGGAACGCGCTGCAACCAACAGGCTCAGTGTCGCGCGGACTCTAGCAAGTTTGAGACAAACTGCAAGTTAATCTGCTTTCATCTAAGAAAAAG GTTCATCATGGGAAACAGGCTGAGCAGAAGGCGATATGCTCCGGCTGAAACTGCAGCCGCTGAGCACAAGCCCTCAGTGGAGCAGGCGTCTTCAAAAGCAGCCGAGGACTCTGCCCAGGCGCAAACTCAGGAGATCGACCAACCAGGGAGCCGAGGGCCCCCGGAAGAGCCAGAAAGGTCAGACGCCTGTTTAACCGAAGAGAAGGAATGTGAAGAAGTAGAGACCCCCACTCTAGCAGTTCATGACACTTTAATGGAGCCTCAAGAATTGACCGAACCAAACCCTGTTGCTGAAGTTCATCCTGCTCCAGAACCTGTCCCGGATCCCTCCTTTTTAGAAACAGATCCTGAAGAAAGCTCTGAACCAAGCCCAGAGACGGAACCAAGCCCAACTGAAACTCTGGAGGAGGCAGACCTGGTAACTCAAGAACTTCTCCCAGAGTCACCTTCTCCACTCACTCTGATTGTTCCTGATGTCACTCCAATACCAGTTCTCACTCTGAGTGGACCATCAGAAGCCTCAGCAGGTCAAGGAACTGACGGGGAAGCTACCGCTGTGGAGCTTTTCCCAGCGGAGCCAGAAGCATCCACGGAAATGTCCGAATTTCTGGATGAGCTGACAAAGGTGGAGGCTGCAGAGAGCATGGGGACTCTTGGAAGTGATGTCATTGAGAGTGTCGGTGAAATCCTCAAAAATTCAGAGCTGAAAGGAAATGACCTCCTTAATGATCTCATTCCTGGTGATGTCAACATCTACGATGACACTCCCATCAGCGGCCAGCTGATCTGA
- the LOC101158192 gene encoding cell cycle regulator of non-homologous end joining → MSEKQRALPLWMSNKNVRKKTTPLKSQRKGKAARVLFYCMNEAELVEAAVRCLTSGSPIHQQISKKGSNAREKVKNPLTSPKRLKQISEEKDWDCCDYPETTYVSETDLDVTEVETLPYTRSPEAERSHQNQRTVRNADAEAEGEQEKPTEDAAHQEDEALQLVRDIFFT, encoded by the exons ATGTCAGAGAAGCAGCGCGCGCTGCCTCTTTGGatgtcaaacaaaaatgtgaggAAGAAGACGACACCTCTGAAGagtcaaagaaaaggaaaagctgcGAG GGTGCTTTTCTACTGCATGAATGAGGCCGAGCTGGTCGAAGCAGCTGTTCGATGTCTAACCAGCGGTTCCCCAATTCACCAACAG ATTTCTAAAAAGGGAAGCAACGCAAGAGAAAAAGTAAAGAACCCTTTGACGTCACCCAAAAGATTAAAGCAGATTTCAGAGGAAAAAGACTGGGACTGCTGCGATTACCCGGAGACGACCTATGTTTCTGAGACGGACTTGGACGTCACAGAAGTGGAAACGCTGCCGTACACCAGGAGCCCTGAGGCTGAGAGGTCACACCAGAATCAACGGACTGTGAGGAACGCCGATGCTGAAGCTGAGGGAGAACAGGAGAAACCAACAGAGGATGCAGCACATCAAGAGGACGAGGCCTTACAACTTGTGCGGGACATTTTTTTCACCTGA